The segment TCTTACCGCTATCAGGCATGTGCACACCACAAATTACTTTAATTAAAGTGGATTTGCCTGCACCATTCTCCCCTAAAAGAGCATGTATCTGGCCCTGTCCAAATTCAACCGACACATCATCTAACGCCTTTACTCCCGGAAAAGACTTACTTATGTTTTCTAACCTTAACACCTTTTAGTTCCCCCTACCCTTCATATAATTTTATTTAAAATACTCTGTTTTGGCGCTTTCAGCTAAATCAAAAGCAGCCTGCCAAAGCTCATCCATGAAAGTATCAATATTATCCTGGGTAATAACTACACCAAAAGTATCGATAAATGTATGGTCAGCCTTGGGCTCCAATCCATCTATCAGGTATTCCAGCAATAAAGGAGTAACATAACCCTGGCAGTATGGATTCTGGCCAAAGGTACCGGTAATATAACCCTGCTCAACAGCCTTAAGTACAGCAGGATCATCATCAATACCAACAAAGGCTATACTGTCATTTTCCATTTCAGTAAGTATCTGAGCAACAGCTACAGTAGGATTGTATCCGGTGGTAACTATACCATTAATAGAATCTCCGCCAGCAGCTAATGCATTACTTACCTTTTCTATACATTCTTCCAGTTCATTCATGTCACCTATGGTTTGCACTATTTCTACATCTGGATATTTGGCAGCAACTTCCTCCACGCCTTCTTTTCTGAGAATGGTGTTTGGATCGGTTACTACTTCCAGGACATTCAGTATTCCGCCTTTATAATCCATAGCTTCACATACTCTTTCAGCAGCTTCCATGGCAGCAGCCTTAACATCGGTAGCCACGGTAAAAGATGCAGGAGTAGGCTCTTGGGTCTGAGCACCATAATTACATACCGGAACGCCTTGATCTACTACCTCTTGATATAAAGCATTAGCTCCAGCTGCATCCAGCGGGAAAACCATAAGTCCATTATAGCCCTGGGCTATTAATGCTTCTACCTGCTCATTTTCAGTAGGCTGGGTCCAGTCTGTACCTATTTGGGAATAAACTTCTACCCCGAAATCCTCAGCATGTTTAGCCAGGCCCTTTTTTACGGACTCATAGTATGGGTGAACTGCCGGCCAATAAGAACCCAACTTGTATTTGCTGGTATCTACTGCTTCTTCAGCAGCCTCTTCAGCTTCTTCCACTACCGCTTCAGCAGCCTCTTCAGTTTCTTCCACTACCGCTTCAGCAGCCTCTTGAACTTCCTGGGCTGCTTGCTCTACTGTCTCTGCAGCGCCGGCGCAACCGCTAAGCGGAAGAGCCACTGCTAGTGACAATACCAGCAGGACCATTATAATTTTTGATAAATGCCTCTTCATTTACTATCACCTTTCTTTATGGTTTTATTGATAATACAGTTCTAATTTATTGCCACTACATAACCCCTCACCTCCATTTTTTTTATTCTATCAACCTTCTTTGATTGTATATATTTCTAACTCTGTCAATGGCTACTGCCAGCAGAATCAATAGTCCCAGGTATGCCTGTTCCCAATAAACATTGGTCTGCAGTATAATAAGACCGTTTTTAATCATTACCATAATAGCCCCACCTAAAAGAAGCCCGAATGCGGTAATAGAACCACCACTAAGAGCAGTACCTCCCAGAATAGCTACGGCAAAAGATATGATCAACCAGTCTTGTCCGGTAACCGGAGGTGCTGTACCCATTCTGGATATATAAAGTACTGCAGCCAGGGCGGCAACAAAACCCGATAGTATATGGCTGAGTAATTTTATTTTGTCTGTATTTATACCTGAAAACTTGGAAGCTTCCAGGTTTTCTCCTACGGCCAGTATCCTTCTACCTACTAAAGTATATTTAAAAAAGAGAAACATGATTATAAGGGCAAAAAGAGTGAAGATAAAAATATAGGGAATCCCAAACACTTTGCCTTTCCCCAATATGGTAAAAGTTAAGGGGATATTTACAAAAGAAAAACCTTGGGTAAAACCAAAATTTATACCAGTAAAGATAAATGAAGTAGCCAGGGTAACAATGAAAGCGTTTATGCCAAACTTGGCAGTAATAACCCCGTTTATGGCTCCGCAGGCTATACCTACCACTAATGCGGCAATAGTAGCTACTGCTCCATGTATTCCATGGATATC is part of the Actinomycetota bacterium genome and harbors:
- a CDS encoding ABC transporter permease, which produces MKKNYIRDILTSGNFGLFIATMILFAILSIFSDSFLTPFNMYTTGRTLSLYVFIGLAQGLVLVVGDMNLSVGAIGGLATITAGYLMDIHGIHGAVATIAALVVGIACGAINGVITAKFGINAFIVTLATSFIFTGINFGFTQGFSFVNIPLTFTILGKGKVFGIPYIFIFTLFALIIMFLFFKYTLVGRRILAVGENLEASKFSGINTDKIKLLSHILSGFVAALAAVLYISRMGTAPPVTGQDWLIISFAVAILGGTALSGGSITAFGLLLGGAIMVMIKNGLIILQTNVYWEQAYLGLLILLAVAIDRVRNIYNQRRLIE
- a CDS encoding substrate-binding domain-containing protein, with translation MKRHLSKIIMVLLVLSLAVALPLSGCAGAAETVEQAAQEVQEAAEAVVEETEEAAEAVVEEAEEAAEEAVDTSKYKLGSYWPAVHPYYESVKKGLAKHAEDFGVEVYSQIGTDWTQPTENEQVEALIAQGYNGLMVFPLDAAGANALYQEVVDQGVPVCNYGAQTQEPTPASFTVATDVKAAAMEAAERVCEAMDYKGGILNVLEVVTDPNTILRKEGVEEVAAKYPDVEIVQTIGDMNELEECIEKVSNALAAGGDSINGIVTTGYNPTVAVAQILTEMENDSIAFVGIDDDPAVLKAVEQGYITGTFGQNPYCQGYVTPLLLEYLIDGLEPKADHTFIDTFGVVITQDNIDTFMDELWQAAFDLAESAKTEYFK